A window from Zingiber officinale cultivar Zhangliang chromosome 7A, Zo_v1.1, whole genome shotgun sequence encodes these proteins:
- the LOC122000888 gene encoding protein NRT1/ PTR FAMILY 4.5-like, translated as MAIHGFVDWKGKPINKKRHGGARAASFICTQTLLLNFAFIPILLNLVTYLHGTMNEDIANSSTMVNNLVGASCAFSLLGAFISDSYITRFKTILIFGPIEFMGYGLLALQAHLPSLHPPHCNINDPGENCQKVHGWNSFLLYVGLYMLALGDGCVRVSSPSLGGDQFDGEDPVEVIERTSFFNSYAFGISLGGLIGLILLVWIQNNKGWDIGFGVSALSVLLSVLVVASGFPLYRNQIPDGSPIARTLQVLVAAFRKRNASLPENSEDLNKSPQKGTNEMEVLSHTHGFKFLDKAAIVGEHGSDNGPWSLCTVTQVEETKVVLGMIPIIISSILGSIPNGLILSFTVQQGTTMDTRLGKIRISPANLFVIPQFFQTVMLVVYDRSIVPILRRMTGYTGGITHLQRVAIGFLFAAFATCAAAVVENRRMKIVEENGLQDMTTGVPMSVFWLVVQFCCLGVVDVTSFVGLLEFFNSEAPRGMKSIGTAIFWCVYGLAAFLGSITVELANKASRHGTSGRGWIEGNNLNKSHLDYFYWLLCFMQILALLNFIYWARRYAYRQNLHIQEGNLQSQSREMAAI; from the exons ATGGCTATCCATGGttttgtagattggaaaggaaAGCCTATCAACAAAAAACGACATGGTGGTGCACGAGCTGCCTCCTTCATCTGCA CACAAACGCTTTTGCTGAACTTTGCCTTCATCCCGATCTTGTTGAACTTGGTGACTTATTTGCATGGAACCATGAACGAGGATATTGCAAACTCTTCAACCATGGTCAATAACCTTGTTGGCGCAAGCTGTGCCTTCTCTCTCTTGGGAGCCTTCATCTCTGACTCTTACATCACAAGATTTAAGACCATACTCATATTTGGGCCTATTGAATTCATG GGATATGGATTACTAGCATTGCAAGCACACCTTCCATCACTCCATCCTCCACATTGCAACATCAATGACCCAGGCGAAAATTGCCAGAAAGTCCATGGCTGGAACTCTTTCCTTCTTTACGTGGGCTTGTACATGCTAGCGTTGGGTGATGGTTGTGTCCGTGTTTCATCGCCATCACTGGGAGGGGATCAGTTTGATGGTGAAGATCCGGTTGAAGTAATAGAAAGAACTAGCTTCTTCAATTCTTACGCATTTGGGATCTCACTAGGAGGATTAATAGGGCTAATTTTGCTAGTGTGGATTCAGAATAACAAGGGTTGGGATATTGGGTTTGGCGTTAGTGCTCTTTCGGTTCTCTTATCAGTGCTTGTGGTTGCTAGTGGTTTCCCTTTATATCGCAATCAGATACCGGATGGAAGTCCCATAGCCAGGACGCTACAG GTGTTAGTAGCAGCATTCAGAAAGAGAAATGCGTCACTGCCTGAAAACTCAGAAGACCTCAATAAAAGTCCTCAAAAAGGCACCAATGAAATGGAAGTGCTTTCTCACACACATGGATTCAA GTTCCTTGACAAAGCTGCTATCGTTGGTGAGCATGGGTCTGATAATGGCCCGTGGTCCTTATGCACTGTAACTCAAGTGGAGGAAACAAAAGTTGTCTTGGGAATGATTCCTATCATCATCAGTTCCATCTTGGGTAGCATTCCAAATGGCTTAATCCTAAGTTTTACTGTGCAACAAGGCACGACCATGGACACCAGGCTCGGGAAAATTCGAATCTCGCCTGCAAATCTATTTGTAATCCCACAGTTCTTTCAGACTGTGATGCTCGTAGTCTATGACCGATCCATAGTGCCAATTCTGAGAAGGATGACAGGGTACACAGGCGGTATAACTCACTTGCAACGCGTTGCTATTGGCTTTTTATTTGCAGCATTCGCGACGTGCGCAGCAGCAGTGGTGGAGAACAGAAGGATGAAAATTGTAGAGGAGAACGGGCTTCAAGACATGACGACTGGCGTCCCGATGTCAGTATTCTGGCTCGTCGTGCAGTTCTGTTGCTTGGGTGTCGTTGATGTTACTTCCTTCGTTGGACTGCTGGAATTCTTCAACAGTGAAGCGCCGAGAGGAATGAAATCAATAGGGACAGCTATCTTTTGGTGCGTGTATGGCTTAGCTGCTTTCCTGGGATCTATTACAGTTGAATTGGCAAATAAAGCAAGTAGACATGGTACCAGTGGAAGAGGATGGATAGAGGGGAACAACTTGAATAAGAGTCACCTTGATTATTTCTACTGGCTACTCTGCTTTATGCAAATACTCGCGCTGTTGAATTTTATCTACTGGGCTAGGAGATACGCTTATCGACAGAATTTACATATCCAAGAGGGAAACCTTCAATCCCAATCTAGAGAGATGGCAGCGATATAG